In Thermodesulfobacteriota bacterium, the genomic stretch TTTCAATTCCACCCTGCCTCGACCTCGGGAAAAATATCAAATTTTTTAGAGGCACCAGTAAATTGGCGGGCCATCGCGTGCCGCGGAGGATGAGATGAGGGACATAATAACCCTGGCCTGCACCGAGTGCAAGCGCAGGAATTATTCGACTACCAAGAACAAGAAGACCACGCCCGACAGGCTTGAGCTCAAGAAATTCTGCAAGTTCTGCCAGAAGCACACGGTGCACAGGGAGACAAAGTAGTTTTCATGGCCGGGGAATCCCGGCAGGGCCTTGCCACGCCTCCGGCATCTCAGCCGGGGGCTTGAATATACAACCGGGCGACAGGGCAGTAGCTCCAACGGTAGAGCGGCGGTCTCCAAAACCGCATGTTGGGGGTTCGAATCCCTCCTGCCCTGCCATTTTTTCCGGGCAGGGGAAAGAGAACGGGCTTGATGGAAAAGATAGACAAGGCTAAAGAGTTTCTGGCCGAAGCCAGGCAGGAAATAAAGAAGGTAACCTGGCCCACGAGGCAGCAGACCATGACCTCCACCTGGGTGGTGCTCGCGGTCACGTTCATCCTCGCTTTGTTCCTCGGCCTGGTGGACATGGCTTTCGCGAAACTGGTCGGCCTGATATTGAAATAAAGGCAGAAAACTCAAGATCACATTCAGGCTGCTCAAAAAAGCTCAAGATGCGGCAGACCGGGTTTTTTCAGCAGCCTGCCAAGAGGGTGTAGATGGGGAGAAAGTGGTACGTAGTCCATACCTATTCCGGGTATGAGAACAAGGTAAAGGCCGCGCTGGAGGAGAAGATAAAGACCTCCGGCAGGGAAGAGCTTTTCGGAGAGGTGCTTGTCCCTTCCGAAAAGGTAGTGGACATGGTAAAGGGCCAGAAAAGGACCACTTCGCGCAAGTTCTTCCCCGGCTACATCCTCATCAATATGGAGCTTAACGACGAGACCTGGCATCTCGTCAAGGGCATTCCCAAGGTGACCGGGTTCGTGGGCGGGCAGGAGACGCCTCCGACCATCTCCGAGGAGGAGGTCCACAAGATTACCCGCCAGATGGAAGAGGGCGCCGTAAAGCCGAAGCCCAAGGTGAGCTTCGAAAGGGGCGAGAACGTGAGGGTCATCGACGGCCCGTTCACCAACTTCACTGGTGTCGTGGAGGAAGTGAAGCCCGACAAAGGGAAGCTACGCGTTCTGGTGAGCATATTCGGCAGGGCCACCCCTGTCGAGCTGGATTTCGTACAGGTCGAGAAGTCCTGACCGGGGCCGGTTTGGTAACTGAACGGTTTCATCCAAAGCGGGCGACTCTGGTGGAGACGCGATAAAAGAGGATTCAACCACACCGGCTGGAAGACGCGGTGATGACGCGACCGGAGGCCTGAAAAGCCGATTGCACGGTCCGGAATAGCGAGAGGAAGAGATGGCAAAAAAGGTAACAGGACAGGTAAAGCTCCAGATACCTGCCGGCAAGGCGAACCCTTCGCCCCCGGTCGGCCCGGCGCTCGGCCAGCACGGCGTCAACATAATGGAGTTCTGCAAGACGTTCAACGCCAGGACCCAGGCCCAGGACGGTATGATCATACCGGTGGTCATAACCGTATACTCCGACAGGTCGTTCTCGTTCATAACCAAGACCCCCCCAGCTTCCGTGCTGCTTTTGAAGGCCGCAGGCGTCGAGAAGGGCTCGAAGGAGCCCAACAAGACGAAGGTGGCCAAGGTAACGAAGAAGCAGGTAGAGGACATAGCCAAGCTCAAGATGCCGGACCTGACGGCAGGGAGCCTCGAAGCGGCGATAAAGACCGTCGAGGGCACCGCGCGGAGCATGGGCATCACGGTGGAGGGTTAGAGCGATGGGAAAGAGATACGAGGCAGCCAAGGCGAAGGTAGATGCCGATAAGGCTTACGAATTAGAAGAGGGTTTCACGCTGGTCCCCGAGACCATATGCGCAAAGTTCGACGAGACGGTCGAGGTCTCGGGCAGGCTCGGGGTCGACCCCAAGCACCCTGACCAGATGGTGAGGGGCACTGTCGTCCTACCGCACGGCATAGGGAAGACCGTCCGTGTGCTGGTCTTCGCCAAGGGCGAGAAGGCCGTTGAGGCCCAGGAGGCCGGGGCCGATTACGTCGGCGCCGAGGACCTCCTTGAGAAGGTATCCAAGGGCTGGCTGGACTTCGACGCGATTGTGGCGACTCCTGACATAATGGGCGCGGTCGGAAAGCTCGGAAAGGTGCTGGGCCCCAGGGGGCTCATGCCGAACCCCAAGCTCGGCACCGTTACATTCGAGGTCAAAAAGGCGGTTTCCGACCTCAAGGCCGGAAAGGTCGAGTTCAGGGTGGACAAGGCCGGGAACATCCACGTGCCGGTCGGGAAGGCTTCCTTCGGCGCCGTTAAGCTCAAGGAGAACTTCCTCGCGCTCATGGAGGCCATCGTAAAGGCAAAGCCCGCGGCGAGCAAGGGCACTTATTTGAGGAGCCTTTTCCTCTCCACGACCATGGGCCCGAGCATCAGGCTCAACCCTGTCGAGGTAAGGAACCTCTTTAAGTAGTTTTGACGTGAGCACCAGGCGGGCCGGGGCGTTCAGCCCCGGGCGCTTTTTCACCAAACATAGCGGTCAAAGACAGTAGGGGCTCAGGCTTAAAAATCCTACCGAGGCCATAGGCGCGGAATCGTGGGCCCGATCATGGGGTCCCGCGGTGCGAGGGAGACGTATTCCTTCGCGCCGGCTTTATTTTTGCCTTGTGACTCTTCTGTCTTTTGATCGCAAAAAGACAGAAAGGAGGAAAGAGTTGGACAGGACTGAGAAGACCAGGATCGTTGAAGAAGTCCAGGAGAGCTTCAGGAAGGCGAACGCGACCTTCATAGCCGAGTACCAGGGCATAAAGGCTTTGGAGATGAACGAGTTCAGGAAGGCCCTGAGGGACGCCTCGATGGAGTTCAGGGTCGTAAGGAACACGCTCGCCAGGCGCGCCGTCCAGGGCACCGAAATCGAGGGCATGGCAGCGGACCTCAAGGGGCCGACCGCCATCGCGTTCAGCTTCAAGGACCCGGCAGCGGCGGCCAAGGCGCTCGTGGAGTTCACCAAGACCCAGCCGAAGCTCAAGTTGAAGACAGGCACCCTCGGCGCCAGGGTACTCAGCATCGCGGACATAAGGGGCCTCTCGGAGCTCCCGTCGAGGGAAGTGCTCCTCGGTAAGATGCTCGGTTCCATGAAGTCCCCGGTCACC encodes the following:
- the rpmG gene encoding 50S ribosomal protein L33, encoding MRDIITLACTECKRRNYSTTKNKKTTPDRLELKKFCKFCQKHTVHRETK
- the secE gene encoding preprotein translocase subunit SecE, which encodes MEKIDKAKEFLAEARQEIKKVTWPTRQQTMTSTWVVLAVTFILALFLGLVDMAFAKLVGLILK
- the nusG gene encoding transcription termination/antitermination protein NusG, which translates into the protein MGRKWYVVHTYSGYENKVKAALEEKIKTSGREELFGEVLVPSEKVVDMVKGQKRTTSRKFFPGYILINMELNDETWHLVKGIPKVTGFVGGQETPPTISEEEVHKITRQMEEGAVKPKPKVSFERGENVRVIDGPFTNFTGVVEEVKPDKGKLRVLVSIFGRATPVELDFVQVEKS
- the rplK gene encoding 50S ribosomal protein L11, which produces MAKKVTGQVKLQIPAGKANPSPPVGPALGQHGVNIMEFCKTFNARTQAQDGMIIPVVITVYSDRSFSFITKTPPASVLLLKAAGVEKGSKEPNKTKVAKVTKKQVEDIAKLKMPDLTAGSLEAAIKTVEGTARSMGITVEG
- the rplA gene encoding 50S ribosomal protein L1, with amino-acid sequence MGKRYEAAKAKVDADKAYELEEGFTLVPETICAKFDETVEVSGRLGVDPKHPDQMVRGTVVLPHGIGKTVRVLVFAKGEKAVEAQEAGADYVGAEDLLEKVSKGWLDFDAIVATPDIMGAVGKLGKVLGPRGLMPNPKLGTVTFEVKKAVSDLKAGKVEFRVDKAGNIHVPVGKASFGAVKLKENFLALMEAIVKAKPAASKGTYLRSLFLSTTMGPSIRLNPVEVRNLFK
- the rplJ gene encoding 50S ribosomal protein L10; translation: MDRTEKTRIVEEVQESFRKANATFIAEYQGIKALEMNEFRKALRDASMEFRVVRNTLARRAVQGTEIEGMAADLKGPTAIAFSFKDPAAAAKALVEFTKTQPKLKLKTGTLGARVLSIADIRGLSELPSREVLLGKMLGSMKSPVTGIAVVLSAVPKKLLYALNAVKEKKAAEAGAA